One genomic region from Mauremys reevesii isolate NIE-2019 linkage group 7, ASM1616193v1, whole genome shotgun sequence encodes:
- the LOC120409267 gene encoding serine/threonine-protein kinase D3-like isoform X1 — MALECQPLGTVSVRLQIGLSRESYMLPPEELGYGHLRHLAVELVERKFPEYGFLGVSEKIMLFRHDAASENVLEHLEPDSVVHAGDLIEVVLSASVSLDFTIRPHVLLVHSYKAPAFCDYCGEMLWGLVRQGLKCQGCGLNYHKRCAFKIPNNCRGVRRNQLASRSLGATTSPRTPILGQNVGGSLEEISHWKWGQQTQGPALIGRPLWKDWMDLNRVKVPHTFQVHSYTRPTVCQHCKRLLKGLFRQGLQCKDCKFNCHKRCEQFVPDECVGEGLAPGTADGESPECPSSKPEPVEGEADGEGTSGHELAEDTEPSPGTLEAELHTNLSPCFSSYIPLMRVVQSCRHTKRRRSAVLLEGWMVHFTSRDPMRKRHYWVLDSKSLSFFHCESGGKFYKELPLSEILQIRPWEGLTPLASSGSPPCFELVTEALVYYVGEQSSEREPGQVWARAEAGKAWARAIRQALWPVNPQPDGSVQEPNSDYESPDDADISRSYQIFPDEVLGAGQFGVVYGGKHRKSGRDVAVKVIDKLRFPPRQENQFRNEVSILQSLHSPCVVHLECMFEGPARLFVVMERLQGDMLEMILSSENGRLPEPLAKFLTAQILSALRHLHTQNIVHCDLKPENVLLASDEPYPQVKLCDFGFARIIEESSFRRSVVGTPAYLAPEVLRQHGYNRALDMWAVGVIIYVSLSGTFPFNEEEDVNDQIQNAAFMYPRQTWASISLEAVSLIHQLLQVKLRKRLSVNKALNHPWLQDFQTWLALRELETRVGQRYLTHPTDDARWQRLAREQGLAWPSGLTIQPSLEEEGDSDNADEGS; from the exons TTCCCTGAATACGGCTTCCTGGGGGTGTCGGAGAAGATCATGCTATTCCGGCATGACGCCGCATCAGAGAATGTGCTGGAGCACCTGGAGCCAGACAGTGTCGTGCATGCTGGGGATCTGATTGAGGTCGTGCTGTCGG cctcagtttccttgGATTTCACTATCCGGCCCCATGTGCTGCTTGTTCACTCCTACAAGGCCCCAGCCTTCTGCGACTACTGCGGCGAGATGCTCTGGGGGCTGGTGCGCCAAGGGTTAAAGTGTCAAG gctgCGGGCTGAACTATCACAAGCGCTGTGCCTTCAAGATCCCCAACAACTGCCGCGGTGTGAGGAGGAACCAGCTGGCCAGTCGCTCACTGGGCGCTaccaccagccccaggactccTATCCTTGGCCAGAACGTGGGGGGCAGCCTGGAGGAG ATCAGTCACTGGAAGTGGGGCCAGCAGACGCAGGGCCCTGCACTGATTGGCCGCCCACTCTGGAAGGACTGGATGGATCTGAACCGGGTCAAAGTGCCACACACCTTCCAGGTCCACTCGTACACCCGGCCCACTGTGTGCCAGCACTGCAAGCGCCTGCTCAAGGGGCTCTTCCGCCAGGGGCTACAGTGCAAAG acTGTAAATTCAACTGCCACAAGCGCTGCGAACAGTTTGTGCCGGatgagtgtgtgggggagggcctggcccctggcacagcag ATGGCGAGAGCCCAGAGTGCCCATCTAGCAAGCCAGAGCCAGTGGAAGGAGAGGCAGATGGGGAGGGCACCAGTGGGCATGAGCTGGCAGAGGACACAGAGCCCAGTCCTGGGACTCTAGAGGCAGAGCTGCACACCAACCTCAG CCCCTGTTTCAGCAGCTACATCCCCTTGATGCGGGTGGTGCAGTCCTGCCGGCACACCAAGAGGCGGCGCAGTGCTGTCCTGCTGGAGGGATGGATGGTGCATTTCACCAGCAGGGACCCCATG AGGAAGCGCCATTACTGGGTGCTGGACAGCAAGAGCCTGAGTTTCTTCCACTGTGAGAGCGGAGGCAAGTTCTACAAG GAGCTGCCGCTGTCTGAGATCCTCCAGATCCGCCCCTGGGAGGGGCTGACACCCTTGGCATCCAGCGGGAGCCCCCCCTGCTTTGAGCTGGTGACAGAGGCCCTGGTGTACTACGTGGGCGagcagagcagtgagcgggagccAGGGCAGGTCTGGGCAAGGGCGGAGGCTGGAAAGGCCTGGGCCAGGGCCATCCGCCAGGCCCTATGGCCCGTGAACCCCCAGCCTGACGGCTCTGTCCAGGAGCCCA ATTCTGACTATGAGTCCCCAGATGATGCG GACATCAGCCGTTCCTATCAGATCTTCCCTGACGAGGTGCTGGGCGCTGGGCAGTTCGGGGTGGTGTATGGCG gaAAGCACAGGAAATCTGGCCGGGATGTGGCCGTGAAAGTCATCGACAAGCTGCGCTTCCCTCCCCGGCAGGAAAATCAGTTCCGCAATGAGGTCTCCATCCTGCAG agcctgcactcccccTGCGTGGTGCACCTGGAGTGCATGTTCGAAGGCCCCGCCCGACTCTTTGTGGTGATGGAGCGGCTGCAGGGCGACATGCTGGAAATGATCCTGTCCAGCGAGAATGGGCGGCTGCCCGAACCCCTTGCCAAGTTCCTCACTGCCCAG ATCCTCTCTGCCCTGCGCCACCTGCACACCCAGAACATCGTGCACTGTGACCTCAAGCCAGAGAACGTGCTGCTGGCCTCGGATGAGCCTTACCCCCAG GTGAAGCTCTGTGACTTTGGCTTCGCCCGCATCATTGAGGAGTCATCGTTCCGGCGCTCGGTGGTGGGGACCCCGGCGTACCTGGCGCCCGAAGTGCTACGGCAACATGGTTACAACCGCGCCCTGGACATGTGGGCTGTGGGCGTCATCATCTATGTCAGCCTGAGTGGGACCTTCCCCTTCAATGAGGAGGAGGACGTCAATGATCAGATCCAGAACGCGGCCTTCATGTATCCCCGGCAGACCTGGGCCAGCATCTCCCTCGAGG ctgtcagcctcatccaccagctgctgcaggtgaAGCTGAGGAAGCGACTGAGTGTGAACAAGGCGCTGAACCACCCCTGGCTGCAG GATTTCCAGACCTGGCTGGCCCTGAGGGAGCTGGAGACCCGTGTGGGGCAGCGCTACCTCACCCATCCAACTGACGACGCTCGCTGGCAGCGCCTCGCCCGTGAGCAGGGGCTGGCCTGGCCATCAGGGCTCACCATTCAGCCCAgcctggaggaggaaggggacagcGACAATGCAGACGAGGGgagctga
- the LOC120409267 gene encoding serine/threonine-protein kinase D3-like isoform X3, translating into MLPPEELGYGHLRHLAVELVERKFPEYGFLGVSEKIMLFRHDAASENVLEHLEPDSVVHAGDLIEVVLSASVSLDFTIRPHVLLVHSYKAPAFCDYCGEMLWGLVRQGLKCQGCGLNYHKRCAFKIPNNCRGVRRNQLASRSLGATTSPRTPILGQNVGGSLEEISHWKWGQQTQGPALIGRPLWKDWMDLNRVKVPHTFQVHSYTRPTVCQHCKRLLKGLFRQGLQCKDCKFNCHKRCEQFVPDECVGEGLAPGTADGESPECPSSKPEPVEGEADGEGTSGHELAEDTEPSPGTLEAELHTNLSPCFSSYIPLMRVVQSCRHTKRRRSAVLLEGWMVHFTSRDPMRKRHYWVLDSKSLSFFHCESGGKFYKELPLSEILQIRPWEGLTPLASSGSPPCFELVTEALVYYVGEQSSEREPGQVWARAEAGKAWARAIRQALWPVNPQPDGSVQEPNSDYESPDDADISRSYQIFPDEVLGAGQFGVVYGGKHRKSGRDVAVKVIDKLRFPPRQENQFRNEVSILQSLHSPCVVHLECMFEGPARLFVVMERLQGDMLEMILSSENGRLPEPLAKFLTAQILSALRHLHTQNIVHCDLKPENVLLASDEPYPQVKLCDFGFARIIEESSFRRSVVGTPAYLAPEVLRQHGYNRALDMWAVGVIIYVSLSGTFPFNEEEDVNDQIQNAAFMYPRQTWASISLEAVSLIHQLLQVKLRKRLSVNKALNHPWLQDFQTWLALRELETRVGQRYLTHPTDDARWQRLAREQGLAWPSGLTIQPSLEEEGDSDNADEGS; encoded by the exons TTCCCTGAATACGGCTTCCTGGGGGTGTCGGAGAAGATCATGCTATTCCGGCATGACGCCGCATCAGAGAATGTGCTGGAGCACCTGGAGCCAGACAGTGTCGTGCATGCTGGGGATCTGATTGAGGTCGTGCTGTCGG cctcagtttccttgGATTTCACTATCCGGCCCCATGTGCTGCTTGTTCACTCCTACAAGGCCCCAGCCTTCTGCGACTACTGCGGCGAGATGCTCTGGGGGCTGGTGCGCCAAGGGTTAAAGTGTCAAG gctgCGGGCTGAACTATCACAAGCGCTGTGCCTTCAAGATCCCCAACAACTGCCGCGGTGTGAGGAGGAACCAGCTGGCCAGTCGCTCACTGGGCGCTaccaccagccccaggactccTATCCTTGGCCAGAACGTGGGGGGCAGCCTGGAGGAG ATCAGTCACTGGAAGTGGGGCCAGCAGACGCAGGGCCCTGCACTGATTGGCCGCCCACTCTGGAAGGACTGGATGGATCTGAACCGGGTCAAAGTGCCACACACCTTCCAGGTCCACTCGTACACCCGGCCCACTGTGTGCCAGCACTGCAAGCGCCTGCTCAAGGGGCTCTTCCGCCAGGGGCTACAGTGCAAAG acTGTAAATTCAACTGCCACAAGCGCTGCGAACAGTTTGTGCCGGatgagtgtgtgggggagggcctggcccctggcacagcag ATGGCGAGAGCCCAGAGTGCCCATCTAGCAAGCCAGAGCCAGTGGAAGGAGAGGCAGATGGGGAGGGCACCAGTGGGCATGAGCTGGCAGAGGACACAGAGCCCAGTCCTGGGACTCTAGAGGCAGAGCTGCACACCAACCTCAG CCCCTGTTTCAGCAGCTACATCCCCTTGATGCGGGTGGTGCAGTCCTGCCGGCACACCAAGAGGCGGCGCAGTGCTGTCCTGCTGGAGGGATGGATGGTGCATTTCACCAGCAGGGACCCCATG AGGAAGCGCCATTACTGGGTGCTGGACAGCAAGAGCCTGAGTTTCTTCCACTGTGAGAGCGGAGGCAAGTTCTACAAG GAGCTGCCGCTGTCTGAGATCCTCCAGATCCGCCCCTGGGAGGGGCTGACACCCTTGGCATCCAGCGGGAGCCCCCCCTGCTTTGAGCTGGTGACAGAGGCCCTGGTGTACTACGTGGGCGagcagagcagtgagcgggagccAGGGCAGGTCTGGGCAAGGGCGGAGGCTGGAAAGGCCTGGGCCAGGGCCATCCGCCAGGCCCTATGGCCCGTGAACCCCCAGCCTGACGGCTCTGTCCAGGAGCCCA ATTCTGACTATGAGTCCCCAGATGATGCG GACATCAGCCGTTCCTATCAGATCTTCCCTGACGAGGTGCTGGGCGCTGGGCAGTTCGGGGTGGTGTATGGCG gaAAGCACAGGAAATCTGGCCGGGATGTGGCCGTGAAAGTCATCGACAAGCTGCGCTTCCCTCCCCGGCAGGAAAATCAGTTCCGCAATGAGGTCTCCATCCTGCAG agcctgcactcccccTGCGTGGTGCACCTGGAGTGCATGTTCGAAGGCCCCGCCCGACTCTTTGTGGTGATGGAGCGGCTGCAGGGCGACATGCTGGAAATGATCCTGTCCAGCGAGAATGGGCGGCTGCCCGAACCCCTTGCCAAGTTCCTCACTGCCCAG ATCCTCTCTGCCCTGCGCCACCTGCACACCCAGAACATCGTGCACTGTGACCTCAAGCCAGAGAACGTGCTGCTGGCCTCGGATGAGCCTTACCCCCAG GTGAAGCTCTGTGACTTTGGCTTCGCCCGCATCATTGAGGAGTCATCGTTCCGGCGCTCGGTGGTGGGGACCCCGGCGTACCTGGCGCCCGAAGTGCTACGGCAACATGGTTACAACCGCGCCCTGGACATGTGGGCTGTGGGCGTCATCATCTATGTCAGCCTGAGTGGGACCTTCCCCTTCAATGAGGAGGAGGACGTCAATGATCAGATCCAGAACGCGGCCTTCATGTATCCCCGGCAGACCTGGGCCAGCATCTCCCTCGAGG ctgtcagcctcatccaccagctgctgcaggtgaAGCTGAGGAAGCGACTGAGTGTGAACAAGGCGCTGAACCACCCCTGGCTGCAG GATTTCCAGACCTGGCTGGCCCTGAGGGAGCTGGAGACCCGTGTGGGGCAGCGCTACCTCACCCATCCAACTGACGACGCTCGCTGGCAGCGCCTCGCCCGTGAGCAGGGGCTGGCCTGGCCATCAGGGCTCACCATTCAGCCCAgcctggaggaggaaggggacagcGACAATGCAGACGAGGGgagctga
- the LOC120409267 gene encoding serine/threonine-protein kinase D3-like isoform X2 has product MTKGLDAAGHARSTRGWDVPVMRERDLRGPGRPGCCCQKLFPEYGFLGVSEKIMLFRHDAASENVLEHLEPDSVVHAGDLIEVVLSASVSLDFTIRPHVLLVHSYKAPAFCDYCGEMLWGLVRQGLKCQGCGLNYHKRCAFKIPNNCRGVRRNQLASRSLGATTSPRTPILGQNVGGSLEEISHWKWGQQTQGPALIGRPLWKDWMDLNRVKVPHTFQVHSYTRPTVCQHCKRLLKGLFRQGLQCKDCKFNCHKRCEQFVPDECVGEGLAPGTADGESPECPSSKPEPVEGEADGEGTSGHELAEDTEPSPGTLEAELHTNLSPCFSSYIPLMRVVQSCRHTKRRRSAVLLEGWMVHFTSRDPMRKRHYWVLDSKSLSFFHCESGGKFYKELPLSEILQIRPWEGLTPLASSGSPPCFELVTEALVYYVGEQSSEREPGQVWARAEAGKAWARAIRQALWPVNPQPDGSVQEPNSDYESPDDADISRSYQIFPDEVLGAGQFGVVYGGKHRKSGRDVAVKVIDKLRFPPRQENQFRNEVSILQSLHSPCVVHLECMFEGPARLFVVMERLQGDMLEMILSSENGRLPEPLAKFLTAQILSALRHLHTQNIVHCDLKPENVLLASDEPYPQVKLCDFGFARIIEESSFRRSVVGTPAYLAPEVLRQHGYNRALDMWAVGVIIYVSLSGTFPFNEEEDVNDQIQNAAFMYPRQTWASISLEAVSLIHQLLQVKLRKRLSVNKALNHPWLQDFQTWLALRELETRVGQRYLTHPTDDARWQRLAREQGLAWPSGLTIQPSLEEEGDSDNADEGS; this is encoded by the exons TTCCCTGAATACGGCTTCCTGGGGGTGTCGGAGAAGATCATGCTATTCCGGCATGACGCCGCATCAGAGAATGTGCTGGAGCACCTGGAGCCAGACAGTGTCGTGCATGCTGGGGATCTGATTGAGGTCGTGCTGTCGG cctcagtttccttgGATTTCACTATCCGGCCCCATGTGCTGCTTGTTCACTCCTACAAGGCCCCAGCCTTCTGCGACTACTGCGGCGAGATGCTCTGGGGGCTGGTGCGCCAAGGGTTAAAGTGTCAAG gctgCGGGCTGAACTATCACAAGCGCTGTGCCTTCAAGATCCCCAACAACTGCCGCGGTGTGAGGAGGAACCAGCTGGCCAGTCGCTCACTGGGCGCTaccaccagccccaggactccTATCCTTGGCCAGAACGTGGGGGGCAGCCTGGAGGAG ATCAGTCACTGGAAGTGGGGCCAGCAGACGCAGGGCCCTGCACTGATTGGCCGCCCACTCTGGAAGGACTGGATGGATCTGAACCGGGTCAAAGTGCCACACACCTTCCAGGTCCACTCGTACACCCGGCCCACTGTGTGCCAGCACTGCAAGCGCCTGCTCAAGGGGCTCTTCCGCCAGGGGCTACAGTGCAAAG acTGTAAATTCAACTGCCACAAGCGCTGCGAACAGTTTGTGCCGGatgagtgtgtgggggagggcctggcccctggcacagcag ATGGCGAGAGCCCAGAGTGCCCATCTAGCAAGCCAGAGCCAGTGGAAGGAGAGGCAGATGGGGAGGGCACCAGTGGGCATGAGCTGGCAGAGGACACAGAGCCCAGTCCTGGGACTCTAGAGGCAGAGCTGCACACCAACCTCAG CCCCTGTTTCAGCAGCTACATCCCCTTGATGCGGGTGGTGCAGTCCTGCCGGCACACCAAGAGGCGGCGCAGTGCTGTCCTGCTGGAGGGATGGATGGTGCATTTCACCAGCAGGGACCCCATG AGGAAGCGCCATTACTGGGTGCTGGACAGCAAGAGCCTGAGTTTCTTCCACTGTGAGAGCGGAGGCAAGTTCTACAAG GAGCTGCCGCTGTCTGAGATCCTCCAGATCCGCCCCTGGGAGGGGCTGACACCCTTGGCATCCAGCGGGAGCCCCCCCTGCTTTGAGCTGGTGACAGAGGCCCTGGTGTACTACGTGGGCGagcagagcagtgagcgggagccAGGGCAGGTCTGGGCAAGGGCGGAGGCTGGAAAGGCCTGGGCCAGGGCCATCCGCCAGGCCCTATGGCCCGTGAACCCCCAGCCTGACGGCTCTGTCCAGGAGCCCA ATTCTGACTATGAGTCCCCAGATGATGCG GACATCAGCCGTTCCTATCAGATCTTCCCTGACGAGGTGCTGGGCGCTGGGCAGTTCGGGGTGGTGTATGGCG gaAAGCACAGGAAATCTGGCCGGGATGTGGCCGTGAAAGTCATCGACAAGCTGCGCTTCCCTCCCCGGCAGGAAAATCAGTTCCGCAATGAGGTCTCCATCCTGCAG agcctgcactcccccTGCGTGGTGCACCTGGAGTGCATGTTCGAAGGCCCCGCCCGACTCTTTGTGGTGATGGAGCGGCTGCAGGGCGACATGCTGGAAATGATCCTGTCCAGCGAGAATGGGCGGCTGCCCGAACCCCTTGCCAAGTTCCTCACTGCCCAG ATCCTCTCTGCCCTGCGCCACCTGCACACCCAGAACATCGTGCACTGTGACCTCAAGCCAGAGAACGTGCTGCTGGCCTCGGATGAGCCTTACCCCCAG GTGAAGCTCTGTGACTTTGGCTTCGCCCGCATCATTGAGGAGTCATCGTTCCGGCGCTCGGTGGTGGGGACCCCGGCGTACCTGGCGCCCGAAGTGCTACGGCAACATGGTTACAACCGCGCCCTGGACATGTGGGCTGTGGGCGTCATCATCTATGTCAGCCTGAGTGGGACCTTCCCCTTCAATGAGGAGGAGGACGTCAATGATCAGATCCAGAACGCGGCCTTCATGTATCCCCGGCAGACCTGGGCCAGCATCTCCCTCGAGG ctgtcagcctcatccaccagctgctgcaggtgaAGCTGAGGAAGCGACTGAGTGTGAACAAGGCGCTGAACCACCCCTGGCTGCAG GATTTCCAGACCTGGCTGGCCCTGAGGGAGCTGGAGACCCGTGTGGGGCAGCGCTACCTCACCCATCCAACTGACGACGCTCGCTGGCAGCGCCTCGCCCGTGAGCAGGGGCTGGCCTGGCCATCAGGGCTCACCATTCAGCCCAgcctggaggaggaaggggacagcGACAATGCAGACGAGGGgagctga
- the LOC120409267 gene encoding serine/threonine-protein kinase D3-like isoform X4 has translation MALECQPLGTVSVRLQIGLSRESYMLPPEELGYGHLRHLAVELVERKFPEYGFLGVSEKIMLFRHDAASENVLEHLEPDSVVHAGDLIEVVLSASVSLDFTIRPHVLLVHSYKAPAFCDYCGEMLWGLVRQGLKCQGCGLNYHKRCAFKIPNNCRGVRRNQLASRSLGATTSPRTPILGQNVGGSLEEISHWKWGQQTQGPALIGRPLWKDWMDLNRVKVPHTFQVHSYTRPTVCQHCKRLLKGLFRQGLQCKDGESPECPSSKPEPVEGEADGEGTSGHELAEDTEPSPGTLEAELHTNLSPCFSSYIPLMRVVQSCRHTKRRRSAVLLEGWMVHFTSRDPMRKRHYWVLDSKSLSFFHCESGGKFYKELPLSEILQIRPWEGLTPLASSGSPPCFELVTEALVYYVGEQSSEREPGQVWARAEAGKAWARAIRQALWPVNPQPDGSVQEPNSDYESPDDADISRSYQIFPDEVLGAGQFGVVYGGKHRKSGRDVAVKVIDKLRFPPRQENQFRNEVSILQSLHSPCVVHLECMFEGPARLFVVMERLQGDMLEMILSSENGRLPEPLAKFLTAQILSALRHLHTQNIVHCDLKPENVLLASDEPYPQVKLCDFGFARIIEESSFRRSVVGTPAYLAPEVLRQHGYNRALDMWAVGVIIYVSLSGTFPFNEEEDVNDQIQNAAFMYPRQTWASISLEAVSLIHQLLQVKLRKRLSVNKALNHPWLQDFQTWLALRELETRVGQRYLTHPTDDARWQRLAREQGLAWPSGLTIQPSLEEEGDSDNADEGS, from the exons TTCCCTGAATACGGCTTCCTGGGGGTGTCGGAGAAGATCATGCTATTCCGGCATGACGCCGCATCAGAGAATGTGCTGGAGCACCTGGAGCCAGACAGTGTCGTGCATGCTGGGGATCTGATTGAGGTCGTGCTGTCGG cctcagtttccttgGATTTCACTATCCGGCCCCATGTGCTGCTTGTTCACTCCTACAAGGCCCCAGCCTTCTGCGACTACTGCGGCGAGATGCTCTGGGGGCTGGTGCGCCAAGGGTTAAAGTGTCAAG gctgCGGGCTGAACTATCACAAGCGCTGTGCCTTCAAGATCCCCAACAACTGCCGCGGTGTGAGGAGGAACCAGCTGGCCAGTCGCTCACTGGGCGCTaccaccagccccaggactccTATCCTTGGCCAGAACGTGGGGGGCAGCCTGGAGGAG ATCAGTCACTGGAAGTGGGGCCAGCAGACGCAGGGCCCTGCACTGATTGGCCGCCCACTCTGGAAGGACTGGATGGATCTGAACCGGGTCAAAGTGCCACACACCTTCCAGGTCCACTCGTACACCCGGCCCACTGTGTGCCAGCACTGCAAGCGCCTGCTCAAGGGGCTCTTCCGCCAGGGGCTACAGTGCAAAG ATGGCGAGAGCCCAGAGTGCCCATCTAGCAAGCCAGAGCCAGTGGAAGGAGAGGCAGATGGGGAGGGCACCAGTGGGCATGAGCTGGCAGAGGACACAGAGCCCAGTCCTGGGACTCTAGAGGCAGAGCTGCACACCAACCTCAG CCCCTGTTTCAGCAGCTACATCCCCTTGATGCGGGTGGTGCAGTCCTGCCGGCACACCAAGAGGCGGCGCAGTGCTGTCCTGCTGGAGGGATGGATGGTGCATTTCACCAGCAGGGACCCCATG AGGAAGCGCCATTACTGGGTGCTGGACAGCAAGAGCCTGAGTTTCTTCCACTGTGAGAGCGGAGGCAAGTTCTACAAG GAGCTGCCGCTGTCTGAGATCCTCCAGATCCGCCCCTGGGAGGGGCTGACACCCTTGGCATCCAGCGGGAGCCCCCCCTGCTTTGAGCTGGTGACAGAGGCCCTGGTGTACTACGTGGGCGagcagagcagtgagcgggagccAGGGCAGGTCTGGGCAAGGGCGGAGGCTGGAAAGGCCTGGGCCAGGGCCATCCGCCAGGCCCTATGGCCCGTGAACCCCCAGCCTGACGGCTCTGTCCAGGAGCCCA ATTCTGACTATGAGTCCCCAGATGATGCG GACATCAGCCGTTCCTATCAGATCTTCCCTGACGAGGTGCTGGGCGCTGGGCAGTTCGGGGTGGTGTATGGCG gaAAGCACAGGAAATCTGGCCGGGATGTGGCCGTGAAAGTCATCGACAAGCTGCGCTTCCCTCCCCGGCAGGAAAATCAGTTCCGCAATGAGGTCTCCATCCTGCAG agcctgcactcccccTGCGTGGTGCACCTGGAGTGCATGTTCGAAGGCCCCGCCCGACTCTTTGTGGTGATGGAGCGGCTGCAGGGCGACATGCTGGAAATGATCCTGTCCAGCGAGAATGGGCGGCTGCCCGAACCCCTTGCCAAGTTCCTCACTGCCCAG ATCCTCTCTGCCCTGCGCCACCTGCACACCCAGAACATCGTGCACTGTGACCTCAAGCCAGAGAACGTGCTGCTGGCCTCGGATGAGCCTTACCCCCAG GTGAAGCTCTGTGACTTTGGCTTCGCCCGCATCATTGAGGAGTCATCGTTCCGGCGCTCGGTGGTGGGGACCCCGGCGTACCTGGCGCCCGAAGTGCTACGGCAACATGGTTACAACCGCGCCCTGGACATGTGGGCTGTGGGCGTCATCATCTATGTCAGCCTGAGTGGGACCTTCCCCTTCAATGAGGAGGAGGACGTCAATGATCAGATCCAGAACGCGGCCTTCATGTATCCCCGGCAGACCTGGGCCAGCATCTCCCTCGAGG ctgtcagcctcatccaccagctgctgcaggtgaAGCTGAGGAAGCGACTGAGTGTGAACAAGGCGCTGAACCACCCCTGGCTGCAG GATTTCCAGACCTGGCTGGCCCTGAGGGAGCTGGAGACCCGTGTGGGGCAGCGCTACCTCACCCATCCAACTGACGACGCTCGCTGGCAGCGCCTCGCCCGTGAGCAGGGGCTGGCCTGGCCATCAGGGCTCACCATTCAGCCCAgcctggaggaggaaggggacagcGACAATGCAGACGAGGGgagctga